From Ferroacidibacillus organovorans:
ATGATATTCAAGTGGCCCGCACATTTTTTCAGCGCCTGCGCGGTCTTACAGGTGTGCGCAGACTCTCCGCTCACGCGGGAATGTATTTTGATCACTGCAACGCAGTGCACACTTTTTTTATGAAGATGCCGATCGACGTTCTTTTTTTGAATCGGAACAATGAGGTAATCAAAATTGTGGAGTGTGTATCGCCGAGGAAATTCTGCTACTGCAAAGGAGCCGTCAAGACGCTGGAACTGCAAGGCGGCGCTGTTCGTCGCATGGGAATCGAGTGTTCTGACCACCTGCAGTTTGTGGATCCGTGTGTCAGAACGCCGATTGCGAGGGAGCTTTCCTTTCGATGACGGCTACATTCACCTGTCCCTCATAGAGGTATTGAACATATACATGCGTACGGTCTGCATGCGCCTCAAGAATTTCAATTCCGGTTTGCCGCAAACGCTTGCGCATCATCGTTAAACTTTTTTTATAGCTCACGTCTTTTGTTGTTTGATAACTTTCATCAAGTGTCGCATAGCTGTAGAGTAGCGCCTGAATGTGATCCACGAACCACCCTCCCTTTGCTTAATGATACCACACGAGATTTGTGCGGAAGAAGCGCAAAGATCACGCGCAAAAGGTATATCCCACCCATCCTATACGTATGGTGTGGGAGAAGCCTTTGGGCTTAGGGAGGG
This genomic window contains:
- a CDS encoding DUF192 domain-containing protein: MYKDDLLFAHDIQVARTFFQRLRGLTGVRRLSAHAGMYFDHCNAVHTFFMKMPIDVLFLNRNNEVIKIVECVSPRKFCYCKGAVKTLELQGGAVRRMGIECSDHLQFVDPCVRTPIARELSFR